Proteins from a genomic interval of uncultured Methanocorpusculum sp.:
- a CDS encoding helix-turn-helix domain-containing protein, which yields MQEFVEKLKSIGMTENEAKVYAVLFELKVATAREMHEISKVPRNKVYEALAALEEKGFVGTAEEAGPSRFFIHDITKTFNRLRQENLERLNDVEQYLHSRITFQHNRPLLSHTLQNPWAIDSHLRMMFNRSKKEIVMICHDTAYVKKHIWNMKNLSKKIDLYLIVPEDTDPDMFPIRCYKLQPEMKEFMDARNTDGFGTEPEFQLTIHADRQDTLIIGKLDGQEIGIFSAGNPSVSILVKYLLKNIIPLTKETAQEQPDQAA from the coding sequence ATGCAGGAGTTCGTTGAAAAACTGAAATCGATCGGAATGACCGAAAACGAGGCAAAAGTCTACGCAGTTCTCTTTGAACTGAAGGTGGCGACCGCCCGGGAGATGCACGAGATCAGCAAGGTGCCGCGAAACAAAGTGTATGAGGCACTCGCCGCTCTTGAAGAGAAGGGATTTGTCGGTACGGCAGAAGAAGCAGGACCTTCGCGGTTTTTTATCCACGACATCACCAAGACGTTCAATCGGTTAAGACAGGAAAACCTCGAACGGCTCAACGACGTCGAACAGTATCTCCATTCAAGGATCACCTTCCAGCATAACCGCCCGCTGCTTTCGCATACTCTCCAGAATCCCTGGGCCATCGACAGCCACCTTAGGATGATGTTTAACCGAAGCAAAAAAGAGATCGTGATGATCTGTCACGACACGGCATACGTGAAAAAACATATCTGGAACATGAAAAATCTCTCGAAAAAAATCGACCTCTATCTGATCGTCCCCGAAGACACCGATCCGGATATGTTTCCAATAAGGTGCTATAAACTTCAGCCGGAGATGAAGGAGTTCATGGATGCGCGAAACACCGACGGATTCGGGACCGAACCCGAGTTCCAGCTGACCATCCATGCCGACCGTCAGGACACACTGATCATCGGAAAACTGGACGGACAGGAGATCGGGATCTTTTCGGCTGGCAATCCGTCGGTCTCCATTTTAGTAAAATACCTGCTCAAAAACATCATCCCTCTCACCAAAGAAACAGCCCAGGAACAGCCGGATCAGGCCGCCTGA
- a CDS encoding 4-hydroxy-2-oxovalerate aldolase yields MEILDTTIRDGGYAVDFNFSCSDVKSISSKLEEMGIGLIEIGHGMGLNASSPKNGIAAQTDEEYMRAAGEVLTKSKFGMFCIPGIARLEDLQLAVDCGASFIRVGINSDQIPLTEPYIREAKDLGLTVMTNYMKSYVLTPDEFAQNVLLSEKYGADCVYIVDSAGGMFPNEIREYYDTIREYSSIQLGFHGHNNLGLAVANSVYCAKLGFDFIDCSLQGLGRSSGNACTEMFLAILEKNGYRTDVDLVELFSAGYDLLRPITNKDLTDPLDYVCGYAGFHTSYLNQINTCAEEFDVNPFRLIIEYSKHDQANMDYDKLCLVAMGLQETTVCGVPICPSVQTVQAESCLDHTSQF; encoded by the coding sequence ATGGAAATACTAGATACAACCATTAGGGACGGGGGATATGCAGTTGATTTCAACTTCTCCTGTTCAGACGTGAAAAGCATCTCTTCCAAGCTGGAAGAGATGGGCATAGGATTGATCGAAATCGGACACGGGATGGGACTAAACGCGAGTTCTCCCAAAAACGGCATCGCCGCCCAGACCGATGAGGAATACATGCGTGCGGCCGGAGAGGTACTAACGAAATCCAAATTCGGAATGTTCTGCATTCCGGGCATCGCACGACTGGAGGATCTGCAGCTCGCCGTCGACTGCGGGGCCTCGTTTATCAGGGTCGGCATCAATTCGGATCAGATTCCGTTGACCGAACCGTACATCCGCGAAGCAAAAGACCTCGGCTTAACGGTGATGACGAACTACATGAAGTCGTATGTTCTGACACCCGACGAGTTTGCGCAAAACGTCCTGCTTTCGGAAAAATACGGGGCAGACTGCGTGTACATTGTCGACTCGGCCGGCGGCATGTTCCCAAACGAAATACGGGAATATTATGATACCATACGCGAATATTCCAGCATCCAGCTCGGATTCCACGGGCACAACAATCTCGGACTCGCCGTTGCAAACAGCGTGTACTGCGCCAAGCTCGGATTCGATTTCATCGACTGCTCTCTGCAGGGGCTTGGACGAAGTTCCGGCAACGCGTGCACGGAAATGTTTCTCGCGATCCTGGAGAAAAACGGGTATCGGACCGACGTGGATCTCGTGGAATTATTTTCGGCGGGATACGATCTTCTCCGTCCGATCACGAATAAAGACCTCACCGATCCGCTCGATTACGTCTGCGGGTATGCCGGGTTCCACACCAGTTATCTGAATCAGATCAACACCTGCGCAGAAGAGTTCGATGTGAACCCGTTCCGTCTGATCATCGAATACTCGAAACACGATCAGGCGAATATGGATTACGATAAACTTTGCCTCGTTGCGATGGGACTTCAGGAAACCACCGTCTGTGGCGTGCCGATCTGCCCATCTGTCCAAACTGTGCAAGCTGAGTCCTGCCTGGACCACACCTCACAATTTTGA
- a CDS encoding nitroreductase family protein encodes MDLSEFQNFLATRYSVREYEPDCLTEEELEYLLQAASSAPSAGNLEAWDVVFVTDPSQLEILGDAAGNQHQIPDAGSALVVCANYVQSMSRYGDRGILFAVQDATIAATYMMLAAHALRLHTCWIGAFDENEVKEALDLPTHIRPVAILSIGRGMPPESHPERMDPEGHTHFDFW; translated from the coding sequence ATGGACTTATCTGAATTCCAGAACTTCCTTGCGACCCGTTACTCGGTCCGCGAGTATGAACCCGACTGTCTCACCGAAGAGGAGCTGGAGTATCTTCTCCAGGCCGCCTCATCCGCCCCTTCGGCCGGAAACCTCGAAGCATGGGACGTCGTCTTCGTGACCGACCCAAGCCAGCTCGAAATCCTCGGAGACGCTGCCGGAAACCAGCACCAGATCCCTGACGCGGGTTCCGCCCTTGTCGTCTGCGCAAATTACGTCCAGTCAATGTCCAGATACGGCGACAGAGGAATCCTTTTCGCCGTTCAGGATGCAACGATCGCCGCGACCTACATGATGCTAGCGGCCCACGCCCTTCGTCTGCACACCTGCTGGATCGGAGCATTCGACGAGAACGAAGTCAAAGAGGCCTTAGATCTTCCAACCCACATCCGGCCGGTCGCGATCCTCTCCATCGGCAGAGGAATGCCGCCCGAATCGCATCCAGAGCGGATGGATCCGGAAGGCCACACTCATTTCGATTTCTGGTAG
- a CDS encoding ammonium transporter, with translation MIDTGSVAWVLASTALVLLMTPALGLFYGGMVRKKNFISVLMLVFASLMIVILQWFLIGYSLVFGTDVLVIGGLEHLGLNGVEFGTTLGLQIPDLLFAAFQMTFTGLTLAIIVSGVAERVKFGAFLLFGVLWTTFVYDPIAHWLWGGGWLQQLGALDFAGGTVVHISAGFGALALAIYIGKRSGFGSYNFHPQNIPLTFFAGGVLLFGWMGFNGGSALAANELAIHAIVVTLISAAAGTISWMIANWRHGKPSSLGFISGTIAGLGAITPAAGFVNMWAALLIGTVAGILCYYALIWRVKKGFDESLDAWSIHGVGGFWGTIACGIFATATVGGVSGLIEGNAYLLGIQILDACVTAVFAFGATYLLAWVVDKTVGLRVSEDEEYIGLDLTLHGEMVR, from the coding sequence ATGATTGACACCGGATCTGTTGCCTGGGTGCTTGCTTCAACTGCCCTTGTATTATTAATGACGCCCGCCCTAGGTCTTTTCTACGGTGGTATGGTTCGCAAAAAGAACTTTATTTCTGTTCTGATGCTTGTATTCGCATCGCTTATGATCGTTATTCTTCAGTGGTTCCTTATCGGCTATTCGCTCGTGTTTGGAACCGACGTGCTGGTGATCGGCGGTCTCGAACATCTCGGTTTGAACGGCGTTGAGTTTGGAACGACGCTCGGACTCCAGATCCCCGATCTGCTGTTTGCAGCATTCCAGATGACGTTTACAGGCCTTACACTTGCAATCATCGTCTCGGGTGTTGCCGAACGCGTGAAGTTCGGCGCGTTCCTTCTTTTCGGCGTTCTCTGGACGACGTTTGTGTACGACCCGATCGCTCACTGGTTATGGGGCGGAGGCTGGCTTCAGCAGCTCGGCGCTCTTGATTTCGCCGGAGGAACGGTCGTGCATATCAGTGCCGGATTCGGCGCCCTGGCTCTCGCGATTTATATCGGGAAAAGATCAGGGTTCGGATCATACAACTTCCACCCGCAGAACATTCCTCTCACCTTCTTCGCCGGCGGCGTTCTTCTTTTCGGCTGGATGGGGTTCAACGGAGGCAGCGCTCTTGCCGCCAACGAACTCGCCATTCACGCAATTGTAGTTACACTGATCTCGGCAGCTGCCGGAACGATCTCCTGGATGATCGCAAACTGGCGGCATGGTAAACCCAGTTCGCTTGGTTTCATCTCGGGAACGATCGCCGGCCTTGGTGCGATCACCCCTGCAGCCGGATTCGTCAACATGTGGGCTGCCCTTTTAATTGGAACGGTCGCCGGAATCCTTTGTTACTATGCCCTTATCTGGAGAGTCAAGAAAGGATTTGACGAGAGTCTCGATGCCTGGTCGATCCACGGAGTCGGCGGATTCTGGGGAACCATCGCCTGCGGTATTTTCGCGACAGCGACCGTCGGCGGAGTTTCCGGTCTCATTGAAGGAAATGCCTATCTGCTCGGCATCCAGATCCTCGATGCCTGCGTGACCGCGGTGTTTGCCTTTGGAGCGACGTATCTCCTTGCCTGGGTCGTGGACAAGACGGTTGGTCTACGGGTCTCCGAGGATGAGGAATATATCGGTCTTGACCTCACGCTGCACGGCGAGATGGTCAGATAA
- the hxlB gene encoding 6-phospho-3-hexuloisomerase, whose product MNYGVSVQNMMSLMASRIDAIAQKIPTEQVEAFLNAILAADRIYVMGAGRSGLVAKSFAMRLMHTGFTAYVVGETITPAIGDTDLIIAFSGSGNTKTIGDIAETAKGLGAKVALVSSNPNSRIGNIADFIIEIETQRDPVTCDAHEYETRQMLGEHRSFAPLGTIFETSSLMFGDAVISTLMDMKKIEEADLKRHHTNIE is encoded by the coding sequence ATGAATTACGGAGTGTCCGTTCAAAACATGATGAGCCTTATGGCATCACGCATCGATGCCATCGCTCAGAAGATCCCAACAGAGCAGGTGGAGGCATTCCTCAATGCGATCCTCGCTGCTGACCGCATCTATGTGATGGGGGCCGGGAGATCAGGACTGGTTGCCAAATCCTTTGCGATGCGTCTGATGCACACCGGATTTACCGCCTACGTCGTCGGCGAGACCATCACACCTGCAATCGGCGATACCGATCTCATCATTGCCTTTTCCGGATCGGGAAACACGAAAACCATCGGTGATATCGCAGAAACCGCAAAAGGTCTCGGGGCAAAGGTCGCTCTCGTTTCATCCAATCCGAATTCGCGTATCGGAAATATTGCGGATTTTATCATCGAGATCGAGACCCAGCGCGACCCGGTCACCTGCGATGCCCACGAGTACGAGACCCGTCAGATGCTTGGCGAACACCGCTCGTTCGCCCCGCTCGGCACCATCTTCGAAACATCCTCTCTGATGTTCGGCGATGCGGTCATCTCGACATTAATGGACATGAAAAAGATCGAAGAGGCCGATCTGAAACGCCACCACACCAACATCGAGTAA
- a CDS encoding pyridoxal phosphate-dependent aminotransferase — protein sequence MTDFASRVTSIDISGIRKMFESAAPGSINMGLGQPDFDTPENIKNAAFKAIAEGKTGYTNNAGIDELRAAVAKKLKTENGLSYEPADILITAGGSGALHAAILSLVENGQKVVFKNPGFVSYGSLATLAGGVPDPVALKSDLHLDVEALKEHFADKNTKVMVLNSPANPTGAVETKETIRAVVESAADYGVTVLSDEVYEKFCYGNTEFVSAARFGENVVTINAASKTYAMTGWRIGFMAGPREIIDQAVKIQQYSLACPTSIAQYAALEAYTGDQSSIGVMKKEYEARRNLLIAGLREMGISVQMPEGAFYAFPKLDLETVMKIVEAGVIITPGAAFGSKGVGYARMSYATSQENIKIALDRIRTVVA from the coding sequence ATGACAGATTTTGCTTCACGTGTAACATCCATCGACATCTCGGGGATCAGAAAGATGTTCGAATCGGCAGCTCCCGGATCCATCAACATGGGTCTCGGCCAGCCTGATTTCGACACACCCGAGAACATCAAAAACGCCGCATTCAAAGCCATTGCCGAAGGCAAAACCGGATATACGAACAATGCGGGAATCGACGAGCTCCGTGCCGCAGTAGCCAAAAAACTCAAGACGGAAAACGGACTCTCGTACGAACCGGCCGATATCCTGATCACCGCAGGCGGCTCGGGCGCACTGCACGCCGCGATCCTTTCGCTCGTTGAAAACGGACAGAAAGTCGTCTTCAAAAATCCGGGATTTGTTTCCTACGGCTCTCTTGCGACGCTTGCCGGCGGAGTTCCCGACCCGGTTGCCCTCAAATCCGACCTCCACCTGGATGTCGAGGCACTCAAGGAACACTTTGCCGACAAGAATACCAAAGTCATGGTCTTAAACAGCCCCGCAAATCCAACCGGAGCAGTCGAGACGAAAGAGACGATCAGGGCGGTCGTCGAATCCGCCGCGGATTACGGCGTCACCGTTCTTTCCGACGAAGTGTACGAGAAGTTCTGCTATGGCAACACGGAATTCGTCAGCGCCGCTAGATTCGGCGAGAATGTCGTCACGATCAACGCGGCAAGCAAGACCTATGCGATGACCGGCTGGCGTATCGGATTTATGGCAGGACCCCGCGAGATCATCGATCAGGCGGTCAAGATCCAGCAGTACTCGCTTGCCTGCCCGACATCGATCGCCCAGTATGCGGCGCTCGAGGCATACACCGGAGACCAGTCTTCCATCGGTGTTATGAAAAAAGAGTATGAGGCACGCAGAAATCTCCTTATCGCCGGACTTCGGGAGATGGGGATCTCCGTTCAGATGCCGGAAGGAGCGTTCTACGCGTTCCCGAAACTCGACCTCGAGACGGTCATGAAGATCGTAGAGGCTGGCGTTATCATCACGCCGGGAGCCGCTTTCGGCTCGAAGGGTGTAGGATACGCCCGTATGAGCTATGCAACGTCCCAGGAAAATATAAAAATCGCTCTTGACAGAATACGAACGGTCGTGGCGTAA
- the fdhD gene encoding formate dehydrogenase accessory sulfurtransferase FdhD, with protein MTRHDQSAEESGIIKKQPAFLWKDGENTQISDIVAREDEIVLHLNGQEFLHIVASSDMLEEFGAGFFIAAGIAEKIRSVRVDGRNVFVEAEVYPNTGARDGFTPAEKKGRIVSSLIIEPKDVFMVREAMNVDVWRQTGGLHCVALWHDHKIIAVSSDIGRHNAVDKLIGFMALHGITPGECVIGCTGRQPKGMVMKAVNAGIPIIVGRTAVTLPGARHAKEEGVTLIGFARENRFTVYSHPERISGFPATEPKNEEKHRDEAWLAGWRYDNGTVVESADPVVAEDTVTLYLNGEKYLDNVATPESLDELGAGFFLAAGIAKQIRSVEVRGTDIFVEAGDTADISGKMESAGGLSPRESSDCVTCDIKVSPEEIFAVREKLNTEEWDKTVALHCAVLYHKGDVVFSANDIGRHNAVDKVIGYMTRNNLSAAECVLGCTGRMPQGMVAKAANAGIPIIVSRAAATSAGAALAERSGITLICFTRPPRFTVYSHPERVVGLGCEIGV; from the coding sequence ATGACCCGGCACGATCAATCAGCCGAAGAAAGCGGCATAATTAAAAAACAGCCAGCATTCCTCTGGAAAGACGGAGAAAACACACAGATCAGCGACATCGTTGCACGAGAAGACGAGATCGTTCTGCATTTGAACGGACAGGAGTTTCTTCACATCGTTGCAAGTTCCGATATGCTCGAAGAGTTCGGGGCCGGGTTTTTTATTGCAGCAGGTATTGCGGAAAAAATACGTTCCGTCAGGGTTGACGGGAGAAATGTATTCGTCGAAGCGGAAGTCTATCCAAACACGGGGGCACGAGACGGTTTCACTCCTGCAGAAAAAAAAGGCCGTATCGTCTCATCGCTGATCATAGAACCGAAAGACGTTTTCATGGTTCGTGAGGCGATGAACGTGGATGTCTGGCGGCAGACCGGCGGTCTCCACTGTGTCGCATTATGGCATGATCACAAAATCATCGCCGTGTCGAGTGATATCGGAAGACACAACGCGGTGGACAAACTCATTGGATTCATGGCTCTGCACGGAATTACTCCCGGCGAATGCGTCATTGGATGTACCGGCAGGCAGCCGAAAGGAATGGTCATGAAGGCAGTGAATGCGGGGATCCCAATCATTGTCGGAAGAACTGCAGTGACCCTGCCCGGGGCAAGGCATGCAAAAGAGGAGGGCGTGACCTTGATCGGCTTTGCACGGGAAAACCGGTTCACCGTGTATTCTCACCCTGAAAGAATCAGCGGATTTCCTGCAACCGAACCAAAGAATGAGGAAAAACACAGGGATGAGGCATGGCTTGCCGGCTGGAGATACGACAACGGAACGGTGGTTGAATCCGCTGATCCGGTGGTTGCCGAGGATACGGTTACCCTTTACCTGAACGGAGAAAAATATCTGGACAATGTTGCGACGCCTGAGTCGCTCGATGAACTCGGCGCAGGCTTTTTCCTTGCCGCAGGGATCGCGAAACAGATACGGTCGGTCGAGGTCAGGGGAACGGATATTTTCGTGGAGGCAGGGGATACCGCAGATATCAGCGGGAAGATGGAATCTGCCGGAGGATTATCTCCGCGGGAATCGTCAGACTGTGTGACTTGTGATATCAAGGTCAGCCCTGAGGAAATATTTGCCGTACGCGAAAAACTCAACACCGAAGAGTGGGACAAAACGGTAGCACTTCACTGCGCAGTCCTTTATCATAAAGGAGACGTGGTTTTCTCCGCAAACGACATCGGCCGGCATAATGCTGTGGACAAAGTCATCGGGTACATGACCCGAAATAATCTGTCTGCAGCCGAATGCGTTCTCGGCTGTACTGGCCGCATGCCGCAGGGAATGGTTGCCAAAGCCGCAAATGCCGGCATCCCGATCATCGTTTCCCGTGCTGCGGCGACGAGTGCCGGAGCGGCACTTGCCGAACGATCAGGGATCACGCTGATCTGTTTCACGAGACCGCCCCGGTTCACCGTTTACTCGCATCCGGAACGGGTCGTTGGCCTTGGATGCGAAATAGGCGTCTAA